A stretch of Stigmatopora argus isolate UIUO_Sarg chromosome 22, RoL_Sarg_1.0, whole genome shotgun sequence DNA encodes these proteins:
- the LOC144068496 gene encoding scavenger receptor cysteine-rich domain-containing group B protein-like: MQKHILLKLTNASHYGALRLVEGKNSCQGRVEIHYQGHWGTVCDDDWDQREAEVVCRQMGCGNVLSAHTHSYFGHGTGHIFLDNVNCMGNEEQLAHCAHLGWSNHNCGHHEDAGITCSGLGPTSTVPIVDPSTGSQGSTGSTLETAVTNEDVTATEIPTSIRTVAQTKAPMAIRVVNDQGGNCRGRVEVLHNHVWGTVCDDGWDMPNAAVVCRQLGCGVALEAKSQAAFGFGTGPILLDNVQCGGDEAHLSECPHSGVGQHNCGHHEDAGVICTPIIPFAGFARDFRVTEGIVATTTTPTEGSLRLVDGQHVCEGRLEIYLRSEWGTICDDAWDIPDAKVVCRQLGCGDAVVAWGEAYFGQGTGTILLDNLKCNGTEPTLQNCSHIAWNVHNCDHSEDVGVTCSLSLF; the protein is encoded by the exons ATGCAGAAGCACATCCTGCTAAAACTGACAAATGCAAGCCATT ATGGTGCCTTGCGTCTGGTGGAAGGAAAAAACTCCTGCCAGGGCCGCGTGGAGATCCACTACCAGGGTCACTGGGGGACGGTGTGCGACGACGACTGGGACCAGAGGGAGGCCGAGGTCGTGTGCCGGCAGATGGGCTGCGGCAACGTGCTTTCGGCGCACACTCACTCTTATTTCGGTCACGGCACCGGCCATATTTTCCTGGACAACGTGAACTGTATGGGCAACGAGGAACAGCTAGCTCATTGTGCTCATCTTGGTTGGAGTAACCATAACTGTGGTCACCATGAAGATGCCGGGATCACCTGCTCTG GTTTAGGGCCTACTTCCACAGTGCCCATAGTTGACCCTTCCACTGGAAGCCAGGGGTCAACCGGGTCAACGTTGGAAACAGCAG taACCAATGAAGACGTCACCGCTACGGAAATCCCAACGAGTATTCGCACGGTTGCTCAAACAAAAG CTCCTATGGCTATCCGGGTGGTCAACGACCAAGGTGGCAACTGCAGGGGTCGCGTAGAAGTGCTGCACAATCACGTTTGGGGGACGGTGTGCGACGACGGCTGGGACATGCCCAATGCCGCGGTGGTGTGTCGGCAGCTCGGCTGCGGCGTGGCCCTGGAAGCCAAATCCCAGGCCGCGtttggcttcggcacggggccCATCTTGCTGGACAACGTGCAATGCGGTGGGGACGAAGCGCACTTATCCGAGTGCCCCCATTCTGGCGTGGGTCAACACAACTGTGGCCATCACGAGGACGCTGGAGTTATCTGCACGC CCATTATACCTTTTGCTGGATTTGCCCGTGACTTTCGAGTAACTGAAGGGATTGTCGCGACAACCACGACACCGACTGAAG GTTCACTAAGGCTGGTTGATGGTCAGCACGTCTGCGAAGGGCGATTGGAGATCTACCTACGTTCGGAATGGGGCACCATATGTGACGACGCATGGGACATCCCCGACGCCAAGGTGGTTTGTCGTCAGCTGGGCTGCGGGGACGCCGTGGTGGCGTGGGGGGAAGCCTACTTTGGCCAAGGCACGGGAACAATCCTATTGGACAATCTCAAGTGCAACGGTACGGAGCCCACCCTGCAGAATTGCTCGCACATCGCCTGGAACGTCCACAACTGCGACCATTCCGAAGACGTCGGCGTCACCTGCTCGCTCTCCCTATTCTGA
- the LOC144068497 gene encoding scavenger receptor cysteine-rich domain-containing group B protein-like → MVSQAAMRGQRAVENLCKCWNPTIWLLVTLLGSLVLVALSALLKLGDVKVSKRAAPANDQQYPVKKYYQVRLANGATRCEGRVEVYYNGIWGTVCDDDWDLLDAQVVCHQLDCGVAVAMGSSSQYTPTSIPIMLDNVDCEGGESNLGHCDSLGWGVHNCYHYEDVAIKCREPLVVGAKASGDVTTSLPSNAVLGSDHKTTNVN, encoded by the exons ATGGTCAGTCAAGCAGCCATGCGAGGACAGCGTGCGGTGGAGAACCTTTGCAAGTGCTGGAACCCAACAATCTGGCTCTTGGTCACTTTGCTTGGATCCCTCGTGTTAGTGGCCTTAAGTGCCCTCTTAAAGCTAG GAGACGTCAAAGTAAGCAAACGTGCTGCACCCG CCAATGACCAGCAATACCCAGTGAAAAAGTATTATCAAG TGCGTTTGGCAAACGGGGCTACCAGGTGCGAAGGCCGCGTGGAAGTATACTACAATGGCATCTGGGGCACGGTGTGTGACGACGACTGGGACTTGTTGGACGCCCAAGTGGTGTGTCACCAGCTGGATTGCGGCGTGGCGGTGGCCATGGGCAGCAGCTCTCAGTACACGCCAACCTCCATCCCCATCATGCTGGATAACGTGGACTGCGAGGGCGGGGAAAGCAACCTTGGTCACTGCGACAGTCTGGGATGGGGCGTACACAACTGTTACCACTACGAGGATGTGGCTATCAAATGTCGAG AACCACTGGTGGTTGGAGCAAAAGCCTCAGGGGATGTGACAACATCGCTGCCCAGTAATGCAGTTTTAG GTTCTGACCACAAGACAACAAACGTGAATTGA